One Aerococcus urinaeequi DNA segment encodes these proteins:
- the trxB gene encoding thioredoxin-disulfide reductase — MTAALYASRANLSVALLERGIPGGELVNTADVENYPGFKNIQGPDLANEMYEGAMQFGVVHEFGTVTKVTPNEGAHLLETDMGKTYQAKAIIIATGSVHRKLGVPGEDKYSGRGVSYCAVCDGAFFRDKDLRVIGGGDSAVEEGTYLTQFGKNVNIVHRRDELRAQKILQDRAMSNDKVDFTWDTVVKEIKGDDMKVTGLAVENVKTGEITDVDTDGVFIYVGLIPNTEAFADLNITDEEGWVITNEDMQTNIPGIFAIGDVRQKKLRQISTAVGDGAIGGQEAFNYIETLND; from the coding sequence GTCAATACAGCGGATGTCGAAAATTACCCTGGTTTCAAAAACATTCAAGGACCAGACTTGGCCAATGAAATGTACGAAGGGGCTATGCAATTTGGTGTGGTCCACGAATTTGGGACGGTCACTAAAGTAACGCCGAATGAAGGGGCGCATTTACTGGAAACAGATATGGGTAAAACTTACCAAGCTAAAGCGATCATTATCGCAACTGGTTCTGTTCACCGTAAATTGGGTGTGCCGGGTGAAGATAAATATTCAGGCCGCGGTGTTTCTTACTGTGCGGTTTGTGACGGGGCTTTCTTCCGTGATAAAGACCTTCGTGTAATCGGTGGAGGTGACTCAGCCGTTGAAGAAGGGACTTACTTAACGCAATTTGGTAAAAACGTGAATATCGTTCACCGTCGTGACGAATTACGGGCTCAAAAAATCTTACAAGACCGTGCTATGTCTAACGATAAGGTTGATTTCACATGGGATACAGTTGTCAAAGAAATCAAAGGAGACGACATGAAAGTCACTGGTTTAGCCGTTGAAAACGTTAAAACTGGTGAAATTACTGACGTGGATACAGATGGTGTCTTCATTTATGTTGGTTTGATTCCAAATACCGAAGCATTTGCTGATTTAAACATCACAGATGAAGAAGGTTGGGTGATCACAAATGAAGATATGCAAACAAATATTCCTGGTATCTTCGCCATTGGTGATGTTCGTCAAAAGAAATTGCGCCAAATTTCAACAGCAGTCGGTGACGGTGCCATTGGTGGCCAAGAAGCCTTCAATTACATTGAAACCCTAAACGACTAG